A single genomic interval of Pseudopipra pipra isolate bDixPip1 chromosome 29, bDixPip1.hap1, whole genome shotgun sequence harbors:
- the LOC135403975 gene encoding scale keratin-like, whose translation MNPWCCSSRSLGLKFSSLQPDPPCVLQVHCQPCRMSCSDLSPCGILRPQPLADSGNEPCVRQCPDSSTLIQPPPVVVTFPGPILSSFPQDSIVGSAGAPVLGGYGGSLGYGGSGSLGYGGLWGYGGYGGYGGYGGYGSLGYLGYGGYGSGSLGYGGLWGYGGYGGYGGLWGCGGSRGLWGSGRSYGSCSPHSWFGRSGRGLCGTC comes from the exons ATGAACCCCTGGTGTTGCTCCAGTCGCTCCCTCGGACTGAAATTCTCTTCCTTGCAGCCTGACCCTCCCTGTGTGTTGCAGGttcactgccagccctgcagaatGTCCTGCTCTGACCTGTCCCCCTGTGGCATCCTgcgcccccagcccctggctgacAGCGGGAACGAGCCCTGTGTGCGCCAGTGCCCCGACTCCAGCACCCTGATCCAGCCCCCCCCCGTGGTGGTCACCTTCCCTGGGcccatcctcagctccttccctcaGGATTCCATCGTGGGATCCGCTGGAGCCCCCGTTCTTGGGGGCTATGGGGGCTCCCTGGGCTATGGGGGCTCTGGATCCCTGGGCTatgggggtctgtggggctaTGGGGGCTATGGGGGCTATGGGGGTTATGGGGGTTATGGATCCCTGGGATATTTGGGCTATGGGGGTTATG GCTCTGGCTCCCTGGGCTatgggggtctgtggggctaTGGGGGCTATGGGGGCTatgggggtctgtggggctgtgggggctcccgggggctgtggggctctgGCAGATCCTacggctcctgcagcccccactcCTGGTTCGGC